A genome region from Aggregicoccus sp. 17bor-14 includes the following:
- a CDS encoding NAD-dependent epimerase/dehydratase family protein — protein MQTILGANGQIAIELARELHSTHGGLLRLVSRHPRKVNDTDALVAADLLDARQTAAAVEGSRVVYFTAGLPPDSRLWETQFPVMLRNALDASRAAGASFAYFDNTYMYPQDDRLQTEATPFAPVGRKGRVRAAMASMVLEEMARGEIPVLIGRAPEFYGPGKTQSVTNTLVIDRLKAGEKPRVPVRDDVLRTLIWTPDASRALATLGNAPDAFGQTWHLPCCDDRLSFKGFVGMASELFGARSDYAVLGKWTLKAMGLVSKPAREIAELLPRYEHDNRFDSTKFKRRFPEFEVATYRQGLERIRKEWR, from the coding sequence ATGCAGACGATTCTCGGCGCGAATGGGCAGATCGCCATCGAGCTGGCGCGGGAGCTCCACAGCACGCACGGGGGCCTGCTGCGCCTCGTGAGCCGCCATCCTCGCAAGGTCAACGACACCGATGCGCTGGTCGCTGCGGACCTCCTGGATGCGAGGCAGACCGCCGCAGCGGTCGAGGGCAGCCGGGTGGTGTACTTCACGGCCGGGCTGCCGCCGGACTCGCGGCTCTGGGAGACGCAGTTCCCGGTGATGCTGAGGAACGCGCTGGACGCGAGCCGCGCGGCAGGCGCGAGCTTCGCGTACTTCGACAACACGTACATGTACCCGCAGGACGACCGGCTGCAGACGGAGGCGACGCCCTTCGCGCCCGTGGGACGCAAGGGCAGGGTGCGCGCGGCGATGGCGTCCATGGTCCTGGAGGAGATGGCGCGCGGCGAGATCCCCGTCCTGATCGGCCGGGCCCCGGAGTTCTATGGGCCCGGCAAAACACAGAGCGTCACCAACACGCTGGTCATCGACAGGCTCAAGGCCGGCGAGAAGCCGCGCGTGCCGGTGCGGGACGACGTGCTGCGCACGCTCATCTGGACGCCCGATGCGAGCCGCGCACTGGCGACGCTCGGCAATGCGCCGGATGCGTTCGGACAAACGTGGCATCTGCCGTGCTGCGACGACCGCCTGAGCTTCAAGGGGTTCGTCGGCATGGCGAGCGAGCTCTTCGGCGCGCGCTCCGACTACGCCGTGCTGGGTAAATGGACGCTGAAGGCCATGGGCCTGGTCTCCAAGCCGGCACGCGAAATCGCAGAGCTGCTGCCCCGCTACGAGCACGACAACCGCTTCGATTCGACGAAGTTCAAGCGCCGGTTCCCCGAGTTCGAGGTCGCGACGTACCGGCAGGGTCTGGAGCGGATCCGGAAGGAGTGGCGGTAG